A genome region from Sphingobium sp. CR2-8 includes the following:
- a CDS encoding alkaline phosphatase family protein produces the protein MLKRVVAALLIATAMAPVMPTMAQSPAPASATVRSAATTAATPPKLIVAISVDQFSADLFSEYRQYYTGGLKRLTSEGAVFPRGYQSHAATETCPGHSTILTGSRPSRTGIIANNWFDLSTGRADKNVYCAEDESQPGSDSDNYVASPLHLKVPTLGGRMKAANPATRVVSVAGKDRAAIMMGGGTADHVWWLGGPQGYVSYKGVATPPLVAKVNEAMAGRLAQANPGFALPAQCVSKDFAVKAGDRSVGTGRFARAAGDYKGFRISPEQDAMTLAFAAAAIENLDLGKQAQTDIISIGLSATDYVGHTYGTEGTESCIQVDRLDHELGAFFDRLDKDGIDYVVVLTADHGGHDLPERHQLNAMPMEQRVDMALTPKALNAAIADKAGLPGKKVIWGDGPSGDLYFDKGLTAPQRARVEAEALKLLRAHPQVETVFTKAQIAATPSPSGPPESWSLIQEARASFYPERSGDLLLLLKPRVMSIPEQAVMGSVATHGSPWDTDRRVPILFWRKGMQHFEQPLGIETVDILPSLAALIALPVPKSEIDGRCLDLIAGNGDSCAGR, from the coding sequence ATGTTGAAACGAGTTGTCGCCGCCCTGTTGATCGCCACTGCCATGGCCCCCGTCATGCCGACCATGGCGCAAAGCCCAGCGCCCGCGTCGGCCACCGTCCGGTCCGCCGCGACGACAGCTGCGACGCCGCCCAAGCTGATCGTCGCGATCAGCGTGGACCAGTTTTCCGCCGACCTGTTCAGCGAATATCGCCAATATTATACCGGCGGCCTCAAGCGGCTGACGAGCGAGGGCGCGGTCTTCCCGCGCGGCTATCAAAGCCATGCCGCGACCGAAACCTGCCCCGGCCATTCGACCATCCTGACCGGCAGCCGCCCGTCGCGCACCGGCATCATCGCCAATAACTGGTTCGACCTGTCGACCGGGCGCGCCGACAAGAATGTCTATTGCGCCGAGGATGAAAGCCAGCCGGGCAGCGACAGCGATAATTATGTCGCCTCCCCCCTGCACCTCAAAGTCCCGACGCTGGGCGGCCGAATGAAGGCGGCCAACCCCGCCACCCGCGTCGTGTCGGTCGCGGGGAAGGATCGCGCCGCGATCATGATGGGCGGCGGCACCGCCGATCATGTCTGGTGGCTGGGCGGACCGCAGGGCTATGTCAGTTACAAGGGCGTCGCCACCCCGCCGCTGGTCGCCAAGGTGAACGAAGCGATGGCCGGGCGACTGGCGCAGGCCAATCCGGGCTTTGCCCTGCCCGCACAATGCGTGTCGAAGGATTTCGCCGTGAAAGCGGGCGACCGCAGCGTGGGCACCGGCCGCTTCGCGCGCGCGGCGGGCGACTATAAGGGCTTTCGCATCTCGCCCGAGCAGGACGCGATGACTTTGGCGTTCGCTGCGGCCGCGATCGAAAATCTGGACCTGGGCAAGCAGGCGCAGACAGACATCATATCGATCGGCCTGTCGGCGACCGACTATGTCGGCCACACCTATGGCACCGAAGGGACCGAAAGCTGCATCCAGGTCGATCGGCTCGACCATGAACTGGGCGCCTTCTTCGACCGGCTGGACAAGGACGGCATCGACTATGTCGTCGTGCTGACCGCCGACCATGGCGGCCACGACCTGCCCGAACGCCACCAGCTGAACGCCATGCCCATGGAACAGCGCGTCGACATGGCGCTGACGCCCAAGGCGCTTAATGCCGCCATCGCGGACAAGGCGGGGCTGCCCGGCAAAAAGGTCATCTGGGGCGACGGTCCTTCGGGCGACCTCTATTTCGACAAGGGGCTGACCGCGCCGCAGCGCGCGCGCGTGGAGGCCGAAGCGCTCAAGCTGCTTCGCGCGCATCCCCAGGTCGAAACCGTGTTCACCAAGGCGCAGATCGCCGCCACCCCTTCCCCCTCCGGCCCGCCCGAAAGCTGGAGCCTGATTCAGGAAGCGCGCGCCAGCTTCTATCCCGAACGCTCGGGCGACCTGCTGCTGCTGTTGAAGCCGCGCGTGATGTCCATCCCCGAACAGGCGGTGATGGGATCGGTCGCGACCCATGGTTCGCCCTGGGACACCGACCGCCGCGTGCCGATCCTGTTCTGGCGCAAGGGCATGCAGCATTTCGAACAGCCGCTGGGCATAGAGACGGTGGATATCCTGCCCAGCCTGGCCGCGCTGATCGCCCTGCCAGTGCCCAAAAGCGAGATCGACGGCCGCTGCCTGGACCTGATCGCAGGCAACGGGGATAGCTGCGCTGGACGATAA